The following proteins are co-located in the Conyzicola lurida genome:
- a CDS encoding SGNH/GDSL hydrolase family protein codes for MTQQHPWTRYVAIGDSFTEGIGDPEPESPGGFRGWADRVAEVLATGTDDFAYANLAIRGRLLQQIIDEQIEPALELKPDLITISAGGNDIIRPGTDPDEIAGRLEGAIERLTSEGATVVLFNGPDIGTTPVLGRHRGKVAIYNENVRGIAQRHDAIVADMWPLRELRDTRMWAPDRLHFSPIGHHTIARMVLATLNVENDLEPYVPEPLPARSWREARVGDLGWAREHLMPWVLRRIRHQSSGDNVTAKRPAWPDRDVTLDM; via the coding sequence ATGACTCAGCAGCACCCGTGGACCAGATATGTGGCAATTGGCGACTCATTCACGGAGGGGATCGGCGACCCGGAGCCGGAAAGCCCGGGCGGTTTCCGCGGTTGGGCCGACCGCGTGGCCGAGGTTCTCGCCACCGGGACCGACGATTTCGCCTACGCCAACCTGGCGATCCGCGGGCGCCTGCTGCAGCAGATCATCGACGAACAGATCGAACCGGCGCTCGAGCTGAAGCCCGACCTGATCACCATCTCGGCCGGCGGCAACGACATCATCCGCCCCGGCACCGACCCCGACGAGATCGCGGGCCGGCTCGAGGGCGCCATCGAACGCCTGACCTCCGAGGGAGCGACCGTGGTGCTGTTCAACGGACCGGACATCGGCACGACGCCCGTGCTCGGCCGTCACCGCGGCAAAGTAGCGATCTACAACGAGAACGTGCGCGGCATCGCCCAGCGTCACGACGCGATCGTCGCCGACATGTGGCCGCTGCGTGAGCTGCGTGACACCCGGATGTGGGCGCCCGACCGGCTGCACTTCTCCCCCATCGGCCACCACACCATCGCGCGCATGGTGCTCGCCACCCTCAACGTGGAAAATGACCTCGAGCCCTACGTGCCCGAACCCCTGCCGGCGCGCTCATGGCGGGAGGCACGCGTGGGCGACCTCGGCTGGGCGCGTGAGCACCTGATGCCCTGGGTATTGCGGCGCATCAGGCACCAGTCGTCGGGCGACAACGTGACGGCGAAGCGTCCGGCCTGGCCCGACCGCGACGTCACGCTGGACATGTGA
- a CDS encoding acyl-CoA desaturase, which produces MIKTGQRGLSNPVSEFSALLHTIRDAGLLHRKRTFYILNFAVITLLMAAAWVGTVMLSGTWYTLILAGVMGILFTQYAFMAHEASHRQVFESGKANDLAGRVLADLFVGISYSWWMTKHTRHHANPNTMGKDPDIETDFIVFTKEHAAKVAHPVTTFLARRQGWLFFPVLIFEGINLHQHAFKTVFSPGKVDKRSLEIVLLAVRHAVFITAVFLVMPVGMGFAFLGVQLAVFGLYMGSSFAPNHKGMPVLPKDSKVDFLRRQVLTSRNIRGGWYMNIFMGGLNYQIEHHLFPSMPRPHLKRAREITKEYCQSKNILYTEANVLESYAIVIAYLNRVGLSAGGDPFDCPAAMRFGR; this is translated from the coding sequence GTGATCAAAACGGGACAGCGCGGACTCTCCAATCCCGTGTCGGAATTTTCCGCCCTCCTGCACACCATCCGTGACGCCGGTCTTCTGCACCGCAAGCGCACGTTCTACATCCTCAACTTCGCCGTCATCACGCTGCTCATGGCAGCGGCGTGGGTCGGCACCGTGATGTTGAGCGGTACCTGGTACACGCTCATCCTCGCGGGCGTGATGGGCATCCTGTTCACCCAGTACGCCTTTATGGCGCACGAGGCCAGCCACCGTCAGGTCTTCGAGTCCGGCAAGGCCAACGACCTCGCCGGCCGCGTACTCGCCGACCTGTTCGTCGGCATCAGCTACTCGTGGTGGATGACCAAGCACACGCGTCACCACGCGAACCCGAACACGATGGGCAAAGACCCCGACATCGAGACGGACTTCATCGTCTTCACGAAGGAGCACGCGGCCAAGGTCGCGCACCCCGTCACCACCTTCCTCGCCCGCCGCCAGGGCTGGCTGTTCTTCCCCGTGCTGATCTTCGAAGGCATCAACCTCCACCAGCACGCGTTCAAGACGGTCTTCTCGCCCGGCAAGGTCGACAAGCGTTCGCTCGAGATCGTGCTGCTCGCGGTGCGCCACGCCGTCTTCATTACCGCGGTCTTCCTCGTGATGCCGGTCGGCATGGGCTTCGCGTTCCTCGGTGTCCAGCTCGCCGTCTTCGGCCTGTACATGGGTTCGTCCTTCGCTCCCAATCACAAGGGCATGCCGGTTCTCCCCAAAGACAGCAAGGTCGACTTCCTGCGCCGCCAGGTGCTCACGAGCCGCAACATCCGTGGCGGCTGGTACATGAACATCTTCATGGGCGGCCTCAACTACCAGATCGAGCACCACCTGTTCCCGAGCATGCCGCGCCCGCACCTCAAGCGTGCCCGCGAGATCACCAAGGAATACTGCCAGAGCAAGAACATCCTCTACACGGAAGCCAACGTGCTCGAGTCGTACGCGATCGTGATCGCCTACCTCAACCGCGTCGGACTCTCCGCCGGCGGAGACCCGTTCGATTGCCCGGCCGCGATGCGGTTCGGCCGCTAG
- a CDS encoding D-alanyl-D-alanine carboxypeptidase family protein: MALTRRQILRRRRVAVFGAAAVLIGTVFYLPMTLLAPLGSVAAEIEPYSVGAQPAADLGWPALGASAVGAIGYDGVLGAGGNDQAAPIASITKIISALVVLEAKPIGLDDAGPDIEFTAKDVAIRAAYQAVNGATEPVQAGMVLTQRQVMDVMLVESANNYAESLVTWAFGSVDEFLPVANAWLADHGLASTSISDPTGMSPLNVSTASDLVQLGKLALANPVVNAIVGTATEQVPVLGEISNSNALLGIDGIRGIKTGTLDEAGACLLFAADYVVGGETVTIVGVVLGGTDHKSLNVSVRALLADVEAGFHEVQLTSAGQEFGTYSTPWGDDSPLVAAATTSVVVWADTPVTSAIETDEVGVAKKGADVGDVTFTVGDERIVVPLELASTIDDPGAFWRLTNPAALF; this comes from the coding sequence CTGATCGGCACGGTGTTCTACCTGCCGATGACGCTGCTCGCCCCGCTCGGCTCGGTCGCCGCGGAGATCGAGCCGTACAGCGTCGGCGCGCAACCCGCCGCCGACCTCGGCTGGCCCGCCCTCGGGGCGAGTGCCGTCGGCGCGATCGGGTACGACGGGGTGCTGGGAGCCGGTGGCAACGACCAGGCCGCACCCATCGCATCCATCACCAAGATCATCTCGGCCCTCGTGGTTCTCGAGGCCAAGCCGATCGGGCTCGACGACGCCGGCCCCGACATCGAGTTCACCGCGAAAGACGTCGCAATCCGGGCCGCCTACCAGGCGGTCAACGGCGCGACCGAACCCGTGCAGGCGGGCATGGTGCTCACTCAACGGCAGGTCATGGACGTCATGCTCGTCGAGTCGGCGAACAACTACGCCGAGTCCCTCGTGACCTGGGCGTTCGGCTCGGTGGACGAGTTCCTGCCGGTCGCCAACGCCTGGCTGGCCGACCACGGTCTCGCCTCGACGAGCATCAGCGACCCCACCGGCATGTCGCCGCTGAACGTGAGCACGGCGAGCGACCTCGTGCAGCTGGGCAAACTCGCCCTGGCGAACCCGGTCGTCAACGCCATCGTCGGCACCGCCACCGAACAGGTCCCCGTGCTCGGCGAGATCAGCAACAGCAACGCGCTACTCGGTATCGACGGCATCCGCGGCATCAAGACCGGCACCCTCGACGAGGCCGGCGCCTGCCTCCTCTTCGCGGCCGACTACGTCGTCGGCGGCGAGACCGTCACGATCGTCGGAGTCGTGCTCGGCGGCACCGACCACAAGAGCCTCAACGTGAGCGTGCGCGCGCTGCTCGCCGACGTCGAGGCGGGCTTCCACGAGGTGCAGCTCACCTCGGCGGGCCAGGAGTTCGGCACGTATTCCACGCCGTGGGGCGACGATTCCCCGCTCGTTGCCGCGGCGACCACGAGCGTCGTCGTCTGGGCCGACACCCCCGTGACCTCGGCGATCGAGACCGACGAGGTCGGCGTGGCGAAGAAGGGGGCGGATGTCGGTGACGTGACGTTCACCGTCGGCGACGAGCGCATCGTGGTGCCCCTCGAACTCGCCTCGACGATCGACGATCCCGGAGCGTTCTGGCGCCTGACCAACCCCGCCGCGCTCTTCTAA